In Porites lutea chromosome 1, jaPorLute2.1, whole genome shotgun sequence, a single genomic region encodes these proteins:
- the LOC140921832 gene encoding uncharacterized protein, whose product MSLSGEPDTAELSSATTQRANDSGPTEVNMATVLQGLQTTLAQLAKNSELQTEAIQNLKEDILLCSGDEDTEDTPALDDDRRDNALDIAATLAHVLDSSDNNNTTSVKSPESGSQSTLVESLTQAFTKSKVTSPAIEGKIAELIDNMLIGGLSAETVKERVEKHPPPENCKFLAVTMVNEEIWDLLPRKSRAVDLAFQRVQEPLLQGISALTNLAGKLVKDVHDGKTPNTREVLTHVMDSVAMLGNTNWKLNMKRRELIKPELNPPYTRLCKEDIAVSTKLFGDDLPKHLKDMSEAKKAGQQMQKPYSNSSNRGAVHSQKRNFSRFKPYHYDRTRGSGNKSTNRQPFLGQGRPSTPFRKKQSASNNNTNNKT is encoded by the coding sequence ATGTCTTTGTCAGGAGAACCCGACACGGCGGAATTATCCAGTGCAACAACCCAGCGAGCAAACGATAGCGGACCGACCGAGGTCAACATGGCGACGGTCTTGCAAGGTCTTCAGACGACGTTGGCACAACTCGCCAAGAACTCGGAGCTACAGACAGAAGCCATTCAGAATTTGAAGGAGGACATTCTTCTCTGCTCTGGCGACGAAGATACTGAGGATACCCCTGCGTTGGATGACGATAGGAGAGACAATGCGCTAGATATAGCGGCCACTCTCGCCCATGTGCTCGACTCgagcgacaacaacaacacgaCCTCTGTGAAGAGCCCTGAATCAGGGTCTCAGAGTACATTGGTAGAAAGCCTGACCCAGGCGTTTACCAAATCTAAAGTCACTTCCCCTGCAATTGAAGGCAAAATTGCCGAATTAATCGATAATATGCTTATCGGGGGACTATCGGCCGAAACGGTCAAGGAAAGAGTGGAGAAACATCCACCACcggaaaactgcaaatttttggCAGTGACTATGGTAAATGAAGAAATCTGGGACTTGTTGCCCAGAAAAAGCCGAGCTGTGGATCTGGCTTTCCAGCGGGTGCAGGAGCCCTTGCTGCAAGGAATATCGGCCTTGACCAACTTGGCGGGAAAATTGGTGAAAGACGTCCATGATGGCAAAACGCCAAACACTCGGGAAGTGCTAACTCATGTGATGGATAGTGTCGCAATGCTCGGAAACACAAATTGGAAGCTCAACATGAAGCGAAGAGAATTGATTAAGCCTGAGCTTAATCCCCCATACACACGTCTATGCAAAGAGGACATAGCTGTGTCTACAAAATTGTTTGGAGACGATTTACCCAAACACTTAAAAGATATGTCCGAAGCTAAAAAAGCAGGACAGCAGATGCAAAAACCTTATTCTAACAGTTCCAATCGGGGTGCAGTGCACTcgcaaaaaaggaattttagcAGATTCAAGCCTTACCATTATGACCGGACACGAGGCTCTGGCAACAAATCAACCAACCGCCAGCCTTTTTTGGGGCAAGGCCGCCCGTCAACACCGTTCCGGAAAAAGCAATCAGccagcaacaacaacaccaacaacaaaacTTAG